The following are encoded together in the Paludisphaera mucosa genome:
- a CDS encoding Crp/Fnr family transcriptional regulator, protein MQLDKEWAEQFAGACANIPSSLRSSLPSGKFIYSGTPGGRCWVVTSGYVKLIDPRPDGNSVIRLIHGRGGLIGARPFASKAFHGFKTVQLEQAVAHGPAEVLEFERTAMENAALADPVLTRRLLESAAVRSEFIERRLLWQCTTPMRVRVAATLRDLICYEGDRCTHGHTIDVRLSHQELAELVGAARPVVGAELVRLRKEGLLEYTRCYFCVDDLEGLNRIADG, encoded by the coding sequence ATGCAACTCGACAAGGAATGGGCCGAGCAGTTCGCCGGGGCCTGCGCGAATATCCCGTCATCGCTGCGAAGCTCGCTCCCGTCAGGGAAATTCATCTACTCGGGCACGCCTGGGGGCCGCTGCTGGGTCGTGACCTCCGGATACGTCAAACTGATCGACCCGCGTCCTGACGGGAACAGCGTCATCCGCTTGATCCATGGCCGCGGCGGCTTGATCGGCGCCAGACCGTTCGCGTCGAAGGCGTTTCATGGCTTCAAGACCGTCCAGCTCGAACAAGCGGTGGCCCATGGTCCGGCCGAAGTGCTCGAATTCGAAAGGACCGCCATGGAGAACGCCGCGCTCGCGGACCCCGTCCTGACGAGACGGCTGCTCGAATCGGCGGCCGTGCGGTCGGAATTCATCGAGCGACGCCTGCTCTGGCAATGCACGACGCCGATGCGGGTGCGTGTGGCGGCTACGTTGAGAGACCTGATCTGCTACGAGGGGGATCGCTGCACCCACGGCCACACGATCGACGTCCGGCTCAGCCACCAGGAGCTGGCGGAACTCGTCGGGGCGGCCCGCCCGGTGGTCGGCGCCGAGCTGGTCCGGTTGCGGAAGGAGGGTTTGCTCGAGTACACCCGGTGCTATTTCTGCGTGGACGATCTGGAGGGACTGAATCGCATCGCCGATGGTTGA
- a CDS encoding YkgB family protein, giving the protein MSDRLKAIGLHVSRYGLVIVLLWIGGMKFTAYEAQGIEPMVRNSPLMGWAYRLASVGGFSAFLGVVEIAVGLLIAARRVWPLGSAVGSGLAVGMFATTLTFLITTPGWEPSLGGFPALSAMPGQFVLKDIVLLGVALTTAGEALEAAWPNRSGKVVEPGV; this is encoded by the coding sequence ATGAGCGACCGGCTGAAAGCCATCGGGCTGCATGTCTCGCGTTATGGCTTGGTGATCGTCCTCCTCTGGATCGGGGGGATGAAGTTCACCGCCTATGAGGCCCAGGGTATCGAGCCGATGGTGAGGAACAGCCCCTTGATGGGCTGGGCGTACCGGCTCGCGTCCGTCGGCGGGTTCTCCGCATTCCTCGGCGTCGTGGAGATCGCCGTCGGCCTGCTCATCGCCGCGCGCCGCGTTTGGCCCCTCGGCTCAGCCGTCGGCAGCGGGCTGGCCGTGGGCATGTTCGCGACCACGCTCACCTTCCTGATCACCACGCCTGGCTGGGAGCCGAGCCTGGGCGGCTTCCCGGCCCTCTCCGCCATGCCGGGCCAGTTCGTCCTGAAAGACATCGTGCTGCTGGGCGTGGCCCTGACGACTGCGGGCGAGGCGCTCGAAGCGGCCTGGCCGAACCGTAGCGGCAAGGTGGTGGAGCCTGGGGTCTGA
- a CDS encoding helix-turn-helix domain-containing protein: MIRIQLPAKEVEDLESDLRGTTDPKLRTRVQIVLMAHRGRPHGQIACDTATSRSTVQRWLNAYPERGLDALRPRKPGKPRPKLTT; the protein is encoded by the coding sequence ATGATCCGCATCCAATTGCCAGCCAAGGAGGTCGAGGACCTGGAGTCGGACCTGCGGGGGACCACCGACCCGAAGCTCCGCACCCGGGTGCAGATCGTCCTGATGGCCCACCGGGGCCGCCCCCACGGCCAGATCGCCTGCGACACCGCCACCTCCCGCAGCACCGTCCAACGCTGGCTCAACGCCTACCCGGAGCGGGGCCTCGACGCCCTCCGGCCCCGCAAGCCGGGCAAGCCCCGACCCAAGCTGACCACATGA
- a CDS encoding cytochrome P460 family protein encodes MNRRWLMWAALIGGAFIASAWTAGESESLARQPAAKGSLVEFNEDGSIKQPAGFRKWVFLGAPVTPNDMNEGEASFPEFHNTYMDPESFAYVEQHGEYRDGTVIVKELTSVGSKVQPSGNGYFQGGFTGLEVSIKDGKRFAEEPGNWAYFSFGHKYPLKTGASRNKVASCNSCHDQNATNFVFSDVYPVLKDVLTKARTEQR; translated from the coding sequence ATGAACAGACGATGGTTGATGTGGGCCGCGTTGATCGGCGGGGCTTTCATCGCATCCGCCTGGACGGCCGGGGAGTCGGAGTCGCTGGCCCGGCAGCCCGCCGCGAAGGGTTCGCTCGTGGAGTTCAACGAGGACGGCTCGATCAAGCAGCCGGCCGGCTTTCGCAAGTGGGTCTTTCTCGGGGCCCCCGTCACCCCGAACGACATGAACGAGGGCGAAGCCAGCTTCCCTGAGTTCCACAACACATACATGGACCCGGAGAGCTTCGCCTACGTCGAGCAGCATGGCGAATACCGCGACGGAACCGTCATCGTCAAGGAGCTGACCTCCGTCGGCTCGAAGGTTCAGCCGAGCGGAAATGGCTACTTCCAGGGGGGTTTCACCGGCCTGGAAGTGTCGATCAAGGACGGCAAACGCTTCGCGGAGGAGCCCGGCAACTGGGCCTACTTCAGCTTCGGCCACAAATACCCCCTGAAGACGGGGGCATCCAGGAACAAGGTCGCGTCATGCAACAGCTGTCACGACCAGAATGCAACGAACTTCGTGTTCTCCGACGTGTACCCCGTCCTCAAGGACGTCCTGACCAAGGCCAGGACGGAGCAGCGATGA